Proteins encoded within one genomic window of Saccharopolyspora pogona:
- a CDS encoding mandelate racemase/muconate lactonizing enzyme family protein — protein MKITRVEAIPFAIPYRKPLRFASGEVHTAEHVLVRVHTDDGVTGVAEAPPRPYTYGETQAGIMAVIEQIFAPQMLGLSLTDREVVAARLGRTVGNPAAKAALDMAVWDALGRTLDMRVTELLGGYTDRMRVSHMLGFDEPAAMVAEAERIRDEYGITTFKVKVGRHPVELDVAVVRALREALGAEVELYIDGNRGWTPTESAAAMKQMADLGLLFAEELCPADDVLGRRWLVSQLDVAFIADESVVTPADVTREILGGSATAISIKVARTGFTGSQRMHHLAEGLGLDIVMGNQIDGQLGTLCTVAFGSSYRLTARRAGELSNFLDMSDDLLTEPLTIHGGELAIRPGPGVGAEVDPDKLEHYRQDR, from the coding sequence ATGAAGATCACCAGGGTCGAGGCGATCCCGTTCGCCATCCCGTACCGCAAGCCGCTGCGGTTCGCCTCGGGCGAAGTGCACACCGCTGAGCACGTACTGGTGCGGGTGCACACCGATGACGGTGTAACGGGTGTGGCGGAGGCACCGCCACGGCCGTACACCTACGGCGAGACGCAGGCCGGGATCATGGCGGTGATCGAGCAGATCTTCGCGCCCCAGATGCTCGGGCTCAGCCTCACCGACCGGGAGGTGGTGGCGGCCAGGCTGGGCCGGACCGTCGGCAATCCGGCCGCGAAGGCCGCGCTGGACATGGCGGTCTGGGACGCGCTGGGCCGCACGCTGGACATGCGAGTGACCGAATTGCTGGGCGGTTACACCGACCGCATGCGGGTGTCGCACATGCTCGGCTTCGATGAGCCCGCGGCGATGGTCGCCGAGGCGGAGCGGATACGCGACGAGTACGGCATCACCACGTTCAAGGTGAAGGTCGGCCGCCATCCGGTCGAGCTCGATGTCGCCGTCGTCCGGGCCCTGCGGGAGGCACTGGGCGCCGAGGTGGAGCTCTACATCGACGGCAACCGCGGCTGGACCCCAACCGAATCGGCCGCGGCGATGAAACAGATGGCCGACCTTGGCTTGCTGTTCGCGGAGGAGCTGTGCCCGGCCGACGACGTACTGGGCCGGCGCTGGCTGGTGTCGCAGCTGGACGTGGCGTTCATCGCCGACGAGTCCGTGGTCACCCCGGCCGACGTCACGCGCGAGATCCTCGGTGGCTCGGCGACCGCGATCAGCATCAAGGTCGCCCGCACCGGCTTCACCGGTTCGCAGCGCATGCACCATCTCGCCGAGGGACTCGGCCTGGATATCGTGATGGGCAACCAGATCGACGGTCAGCTGGGGACACTGTGCACTGTCGCATTTGGATCGTCTTATCGGCTTACCGCGCGCCGGGCGGGGGAGCTGTCGAACTTCCTCGACATGAGCGACGACCTGCTCACCGAACCACTGACCATCCACGGCGGGGAGCTGGCCATCCGCCCCGGCCCCGGCGTGGGCGCCGAGGTGGATCCGGACAAGCTCGAGCACTACCGTCAGGACCGCTGA
- the catC gene encoding muconolactone Delta-isomerase, producing the protein MLFHVRMDVHIPHDIDAATRADLIAREKAYSQQLQRAGKWPHLWRIAGEYANFSVFDVDSVDELHELLSGLPLFPYLTVKVTPLASHPSKIVAE; encoded by the coding sequence ATGCTGTTCCACGTACGGATGGACGTGCACATCCCGCACGACATCGATGCCGCGACGCGCGCGGACCTGATCGCGCGCGAGAAGGCCTACAGCCAGCAGCTCCAGCGTGCGGGGAAATGGCCGCACCTGTGGCGCATTGCCGGCGAGTACGCCAACTTCTCCGTTTTCGACGTCGACTCCGTCGACGAGTTGCACGAGCTGCTGTCCGGGCTGCCACTGTTCCCGTATCTCACCGTGAAGGTCACGCCGTTGGCCTCGCATCCATCGAAAATCGTCGCTGAGTAA
- a CDS encoding IclR family transcriptional regulator — protein sequence MNAKPPVVNSALKVLEALELICQAQQPISLEELAGALEVSGPTAYRIVNTLIETNFVKPHGYRRGYSATMKVVGLGAQYAGSFEFRDAARRAFRPVGMRFAETITVAKVDGFEAVFIDKIRVGSSLVFYCDIGRSLPLHLGAAPRCILAHLSDEEFESYLHAELVPRTTASLADPDVLRAARDQARADGFVLSVDEVDLGVSGIAVPILDPAGQILGAVAIANTSSAWTPADRAARAEAMIAAAAGMVEAMGGGTAKSAIA from the coding sequence ATGAACGCCAAGCCGCCCGTCGTTAACTCGGCCCTGAAGGTGCTCGAGGCTCTCGAGCTGATTTGCCAAGCGCAGCAACCGATTTCGCTCGAAGAGCTCGCTGGGGCGCTGGAGGTGTCCGGTCCCACGGCCTACCGGATCGTGAACACGTTGATCGAGACGAACTTTGTCAAGCCCCACGGCTACCGGCGGGGGTACTCGGCGACGATGAAAGTCGTCGGCCTCGGCGCCCAGTACGCGGGTTCCTTCGAGTTTCGTGATGCGGCGCGCCGTGCGTTCCGGCCCGTCGGCATGCGTTTCGCGGAAACGATCACGGTCGCGAAAGTGGACGGCTTCGAGGCCGTTTTCATCGACAAGATCCGGGTCGGCTCGAGCTTGGTGTTCTACTGCGACATCGGCCGCAGCCTTCCGTTGCACCTCGGTGCGGCGCCGCGATGCATCCTGGCCCACCTGAGTGACGAAGAGTTCGAGAGCTACCTGCACGCGGAGCTGGTTCCGCGCACCACGGCGAGCTTGGCCGACCCTGACGTGCTCCGTGCGGCCCGGGACCAGGCGCGGGCCGACGGGTTCGTGCTCAGCGTGGACGAGGTCGATCTCGGTGTGAGTGGCATCGCCGTCCCGATTCTCGATCCGGCGGGGCAGATCCTGGGTGCGGTGGCGATCGCCAACACTTCGAGTGCGTGGACGCCGGCGGATCGCGCGGCACGCGCGGAGGCGATGATCGCGGCGGCGGCCGGCATGGTCGAGGCGATGGGTGGCGGCACGGCGAAATCGGCGATCGCATGA
- the catA gene encoding catechol 1,2-dioxygenase — protein MTATNHVPTAAGSGASATERFKADKPAGVANTPKERVDLLAREMLDAMHATIRRHNVTYDEFNALKAWLIGVGEAGEWPLFLDVWVEHVVEQVATEHRQGNKGTIEGPYYVPGAPEQGDRGVVPMRENEPGTLLTWTGRVTSVDGRALAGAQVELWHADADGLYSQFAPGIPEWNLRGTFTAGADGRFEIRTIRPAPYQIPTDGPCGKLIAAAGWHAWRPAHLHVKVSAPGHELLTAQLYFPGDEHNEDDIASAVKPELMLAPEPAGDGEIVGYDFVLDPVPA, from the coding sequence ATGACAGCCACCAATCACGTGCCGACCGCTGCCGGCTCCGGCGCCAGCGCCACCGAGCGCTTCAAGGCCGACAAGCCCGCAGGGGTAGCGAACACGCCCAAGGAGCGGGTCGATCTGCTGGCCCGCGAGATGCTCGATGCCATGCACGCCACGATCCGGCGGCACAACGTCACCTACGACGAGTTCAATGCGCTTAAGGCATGGCTGATCGGCGTCGGCGAGGCCGGGGAATGGCCCCTGTTCCTGGATGTGTGGGTCGAGCATGTCGTCGAACAGGTCGCCACCGAACACCGCCAGGGCAACAAGGGCACCATCGAGGGTCCGTACTACGTGCCCGGCGCTCCCGAGCAGGGGGACCGCGGCGTAGTGCCCATGCGTGAGAACGAACCCGGCACTCTGCTCACCTGGACCGGCCGGGTCACCTCGGTGGACGGCCGGGCGCTCGCGGGAGCGCAGGTCGAACTGTGGCATGCAGACGCCGACGGGCTCTACTCGCAGTTCGCGCCTGGCATTCCGGAATGGAACCTGCGCGGCACGTTCACTGCGGGCGCCGATGGCCGGTTCGAGATCCGCACCATCCGCCCCGCGCCGTACCAGATCCCGACCGACGGGCCGTGCGGCAAGCTCATCGCCGCCGCCGGCTGGCACGCGTGGCGCCCCGCGCACCTGCACGTCAAGGTGTCCGCGCCCGGGCACGAGCTGCTGACGGCGCAGCTGTACTTCCCCGGCGACGAGCACAACGAGGACGACATCGCCTCTGCGGTCAAGCCGGAGCTCATGCTCGCCCCCGAGCCGGCCGGGGACGGCGAGATCGTCGGCTACGATTTCGTCCTCGATCCCGTCCCCGCCTGA
- a CDS encoding IS1096 element passenger TnpR family protein — translation MPEDAMRLHRAFPHPKAAISYTYDLGATWRHQIVLEKVLDDHPLEPPRCIAGKRDNPVEYDYPEDPVPFDADAINRKLRNLAADG, via the coding sequence GTGCCCGAGGACGCGATGCGGTTGCATCGCGCGTTTCCCCATCCCAAGGCGGCGATTTCCTATACCTACGACCTCGGCGCGACCTGGCGTCACCAGATCGTCCTGGAGAAGGTCCTGGACGATCATCCGCTGGAGCCGCCGAGGTGCATCGCCGGTAAGCGAGACAACCCGGTCGAGTACGACTACCCGGAAGACCCCGTGCCCTTCGATGCCGACGCGATCAACAGGAAGCTACGAAACCTGGCCGCTGACGGCTGA
- a CDS encoding 2OG-Fe(II) oxygenase: MAETAREQLARLLDGSEPTGSFSAQLLAPANSLQLEVSGVGPVSLPVRAPQAKKLIAAARPAKFGRGEETLTDTDVRDTWELTPDQLTLGGSGWTELLDSALEHFRDELGLPRTARLRAEPHSMLVYGKGQFFLPHQDSEKDDSMVGTLVMSLPSTHTGGELIIEHAGESIAYRASKTDLTFVAFYSDCRHEVTPVRSGYRVSLTFNLLADAETPALEGGLVPELAHWLTKHFTTRATSRYGNRDLGLPNRLVFLLDHEYTQRGLDWRRLKGVDAERATQLRAAAEQAGGETVLALAEVKETWDAEPVGGSRWHYYDDYDDEADSGDYELNSLIDDEIVLGWWTGPDGTGGGSISLRVPDHEVCASTPNANLTPFQAEYEGYMGNYGNTVDRWYRRAAIVVWPKERAFAARAEAGSPWALHELRDRIGAGDLEQARAAAESLAPFWKTVGGQPGLLGAALDVAAGLGAAETAAMLLEPFRIEIVKQEHADRLATAAGRYGEDWTRSVIDEWFRLGNHFPAELSNWVDNALPGLREALRTAGAPEVARLLSAVAWRWMNDQFQLWMNTGQSKTRQEQLERLGSPLVRLLEAADHDLREEVSGALREFGDNILECLMPALRLAGPEQAAWLNPIARDCAQRLAAIIARPQREEDDWSIEWTGCRCDLCDTLAEFLSSRTRRTFEWPLAKDRRQHVHTQIGMKELPVQHATRRQGRPYTLVLTKTSELFTRATNTREKAKTDLAWLTSTWDNA, encoded by the coding sequence ATGGCGGAGACGGCGCGGGAACAACTGGCGCGACTACTCGACGGCTCCGAGCCGACCGGGTCGTTCAGTGCTCAGCTGCTGGCGCCGGCGAATTCGCTGCAGCTCGAGGTGTCCGGTGTCGGACCGGTGAGCCTTCCGGTCCGCGCACCCCAGGCGAAGAAGCTGATCGCCGCGGCGCGACCGGCGAAGTTCGGGCGCGGGGAAGAGACCCTGACCGACACCGACGTCCGCGACACGTGGGAACTCACACCGGATCAGCTCACTCTGGGCGGATCCGGCTGGACGGAGCTGCTGGACAGCGCGCTGGAACACTTCCGCGACGAGCTCGGGCTCCCACGGACGGCTCGGCTGAGGGCCGAACCTCACTCGATGCTGGTATACGGCAAGGGGCAGTTCTTTCTCCCGCACCAGGATTCGGAGAAGGACGACTCGATGGTGGGCACGTTGGTGATGTCGCTGCCCTCCACCCACACCGGCGGGGAGCTGATCATCGAGCACGCCGGGGAAAGCATCGCCTACCGGGCGTCGAAGACGGACCTGACCTTCGTCGCGTTCTACTCCGACTGCCGGCACGAGGTCACACCGGTCAGGTCCGGGTACCGGGTATCGCTCACGTTCAACCTGCTCGCCGACGCCGAGACACCAGCACTGGAGGGTGGCCTGGTCCCCGAGCTGGCGCACTGGCTGACCAAGCACTTCACCACGCGCGCCACCTCGCGATACGGAAACCGCGATCTCGGTCTGCCGAACCGGCTGGTCTTTCTGCTCGACCACGAATACACCCAGCGGGGCCTGGACTGGCGCCGGCTCAAGGGCGTCGACGCGGAGCGGGCCACGCAACTGCGCGCCGCGGCGGAGCAGGCCGGGGGCGAGACGGTGCTGGCGCTGGCCGAGGTGAAGGAGACCTGGGACGCCGAGCCGGTAGGCGGCTCTCGCTGGCACTATTACGACGATTACGACGACGAGGCGGACTCCGGCGACTACGAGCTCAACAGCCTGATCGACGACGAGATCGTCCTCGGCTGGTGGACCGGCCCGGACGGCACCGGCGGCGGATCCATCTCGCTGCGCGTCCCCGACCACGAGGTGTGTGCCAGCACCCCGAACGCGAACCTGACGCCCTTCCAGGCCGAATACGAGGGCTACATGGGCAATTACGGCAACACGGTGGATCGGTGGTACCGGCGGGCCGCGATTGTCGTGTGGCCGAAGGAAAGGGCGTTCGCGGCGCGCGCCGAGGCCGGATCGCCGTGGGCACTTCACGAGCTCCGCGACCGCATCGGAGCTGGAGACCTGGAGCAGGCACGTGCCGCGGCGGAGTCACTCGCTCCGTTCTGGAAGACCGTCGGAGGGCAGCCAGGACTACTCGGCGCCGCGCTGGACGTAGCGGCGGGCCTGGGTGCCGCCGAGACGGCGGCGATGCTGTTGGAGCCGTTCCGCATCGAGATCGTCAAGCAGGAACACGCGGACAGGTTGGCCACGGCGGCCGGACGATACGGCGAAGACTGGACGCGCAGCGTCATCGACGAATGGTTCAGGCTAGGGAACCACTTTCCGGCAGAACTCTCCAACTGGGTCGACAACGCACTGCCGGGGCTGCGCGAAGCGCTGCGCACCGCAGGGGCGCCCGAGGTGGCGCGGCTGCTGTCCGCCGTAGCGTGGCGCTGGATGAACGACCAGTTCCAGCTCTGGATGAATACCGGGCAGAGCAAGACCCGCCAGGAACAGCTGGAGAGGCTTGGCTCACCGCTGGTGCGGCTATTGGAAGCCGCCGACCATGACCTACGCGAGGAGGTCTCGGGAGCACTGCGCGAGTTCGGAGACAACATCCTGGAGTGCCTGATGCCGGCGCTGCGCCTGGCGGGCCCCGAACAAGCGGCATGGCTCAACCCGATCGCGCGGGACTGCGCGCAGCGGCTCGCCGCGATCATCGCGCGGCCGCAGCGCGAGGAAGACGACTGGTCGATCGAATGGACCGGCTGCCGATGCGACCTCTGTGACACGCTGGCGGAATTCCTGAGCTCCCGTACCCGGCGAACCTTCGAATGGCCGCTGGCAAAAGACCGACGCCAGCACGTGCACACCCAGATCGGCATGAAAGAACTGCCGGTACAGCACGCCACCCGCAGGCAAGGACGTCCATACACCCTGGTGCTGACGAAAACCTCCGAGCTGTTCACCCGAGCCACGAACACCCGGGAGAAGGCCAAGACAGACCTGGCATGGCTAACGTCGACCTGGGACAACGCATAG
- a CDS encoding LysR substrate-binding domain-containing protein, with the protein MELRQLRYFAAVAETCHFGRAAERLHMAQPALSQAIRQLEAELGVSLFARTTRQVSMTPAGEFLLAETRRILGSVDESVRGVRRIADGRLGLVRIGFTGTAAFSHLPGIARTVQRELPGVALGVHADLLTPEQCERLRDGRLDLGVLRPPARGDGIELSTIEVEPLILAVPANHRLATATSVSMADLRDEDVIGYASRDSVVNDAVLRACQAAGFTPRRAQEAAGTAVLLALVAGGLGVAVLPASAQALPLAGVVFRDLPGAGQVELALAWRRGDESPLVQAVRDVLEAGS; encoded by the coding sequence ATGGAGCTGCGACAGCTGCGGTACTTCGCAGCCGTGGCCGAGACGTGCCACTTCGGCCGCGCGGCCGAGCGGTTGCACATGGCGCAGCCCGCACTGTCGCAAGCTATTCGCCAGTTGGAGGCGGAGTTGGGTGTCTCACTGTTCGCACGCACGACGCGGCAGGTGTCGATGACGCCGGCCGGGGAGTTTCTGCTCGCGGAGACGCGGCGGATCCTCGGTTCGGTCGACGAAAGCGTGCGCGGGGTGCGGCGCATCGCCGATGGCCGGCTGGGGCTCGTGCGGATCGGGTTCACCGGCACGGCGGCGTTCTCACATCTGCCCGGCATCGCGCGCACGGTGCAGCGGGAACTGCCGGGCGTGGCCCTGGGGGTCCACGCGGATCTGCTCACCCCGGAGCAGTGCGAGAGGCTGCGCGATGGCCGCCTCGATCTCGGTGTGCTGCGGCCGCCTGCCCGCGGCGATGGTATCGAGCTGAGCACGATCGAGGTGGAACCGCTGATCCTCGCCGTGCCCGCCAATCACCGGCTCGCCACGGCGACTTCCGTATCCATGGCGGACCTGCGGGACGAGGACGTCATAGGCTACGCCAGCAGGGATTCGGTGGTCAACGACGCGGTCCTGCGTGCTTGCCAGGCGGCCGGGTTCACCCCCCGCCGCGCGCAGGAGGCAGCCGGGACGGCGGTGCTGCTGGCACTCGTCGCGGGCGGGCTGGGCGTCGCGGTGCTCCCGGCGTCCGCGCAGGCGCTGCCGCTGGCCGGGGTGGTGTTCCGTGACCTGCCCGGCGCCGGGCAGGTCGAGCTGGCACTCGCATGGCGTCGGGGTGACGAATCGCCGCTCGTCCAGGCCGTGCGCGACGTTCTCGAGGCCGGCTCATGA